TTTTTGCGCACTTTCGGATTCCGGGTCTGACGTAAGAGGGCATGGCCCGCGTCCTGTGTACGATTTTCATTCGCCAAAACAAAAAACCGCGATTGGAAGCCAGGAGACGGAACCAAGACCCTCGAACATCATACAGATCGACCAGAACCTGCTCGAGACCAGGCTCGACCGCCTGGTCGCCGAAAAGGTCGCCGAGCTATTGAACGCGATGCTCGACGCCGAGGCCGACGAGATCGCCAAAGCCGCCAAGTACGAGCGCACCGGGGAGCGGAAGGCGTACAGGGCCGGCCACTACGACCGGAGCCTGACCGCCAAGGCCGGCAGGCTCGCGTTGAAGGTGCCCAAACTCAAGGGCGCGGTCTTCGAGTCCGCGGTCATCGAACGATACCGGAGACGCGAGGAGAGTGTCGAGGAGGCCCTCATCGACATGTACCTGGCCGGCGTGAGCACCCGGCAGGTGGACGACATCAGCCAATTGCTGTGGGGCGACAGGATGCCGTCCCAGACCCTGAGCGACAAGCTCAAGAAGGTGTACGGGGAGATCGAGGCGTGGCGCACGAGGCCGTTGGAGGACGAGTACCCGTACGTGTTCATGGACGGCGTGTGGCACAAGCGTTCATGGGGCGGGCACGTGGAGAACGTCAGCGTCCCGGTCGCCATCGGAGTCAACGCGGAGGGGCACCGCGAGGTGATCGGCGTGGCCGAGGGCATGAAGGAGGACAGGGACAGCTGGGAGCAGTTCGTCCGCTCCATGATCGAACGCGGCCTGAAGGGCGTGCGCCTGGTGGTCGGCGACCGGTGCGCCGGACTCGTCGCCACGGTCGGCTCGATGCTGCCCAAGGCGAGATACCAGCGGTGCATGGTGCATTTCATGCGCAACGTGCTCTCGAAGACGCCGCCGACACACCGCGAATGGGCGTCCGCCGCCCTCAAGGCCATATTCGCCATGGAATCCCGGGAATCCGCCCTGGCCAAGGCCGAACAGGTCGCCACGGAGATGGAATCCAGGAGGCTCAAGGCCGCCGCGAGCTGCCTGCGCGAGGGCGTCGGCGAGACGACGACCTACCTGCTGGACGAGTTCCCGGACGGGCACCGCAGGAGGATCCGCACGAACAACATGATCGAGCGGCCGGACAGGGAGATCCGCCGGCGCACGCGCGTGGTGGGCGGCTTCCCCGACGGGAACAGCGCGTTGATGCTCATATGCGCCCGCATCCGTCACGTCACCGCGAACGAATGGTCGACCCGCCGCTATCTCGACATGTCCCGGCTCGGTGACAACCTCGTGGAAGCGAACTGACTATCGCGCCATGGACGGCCACGATCCAAAGTGCGCAACTTTTCGGGCACTACCCAGGCCGATACTTGGCTGATCGAAGATCATACCGACGATTTCTTCTGCGATCAGGTATTGCGCGGTCTTGCGCGAGACTTGCGTTTGACGGAACAGGCGTTGAACGAATCGATCACTTTGCAGCAGCATGTCGACGCGAATCGCATTCTGCAACTGTACGAACGTTTGGTGCGTATCTTCACCGCAAAAGGATGGTCTTTCGAACGCAAACTGTACGCATCGACTTCTCGCGAAGGCAACAAGGCCATGAATCTGAATTCGTTCATCGGGTTGATGGGCCACTCGTTGAAGCGTGTGGAAACGTCGGATGGCGTGATTTTGCGTGACGTGCGCGAGGACGAATCTCCGGATTTCGTGATGCGCGATTCCGAATATGTGTTGACATTGGATGCCGATTCCATGCTGCTGCGCGATTACTGCCTGCGTTTGGTGTACCAGATGGAACAGCCGGGCAACGAGCGTATGGCCGTGATTCAAACCCCGTATTCCTCGTATCGTGGTGCGCCGACGCGAATCGAACGCATAGCGGCCGCCACCACCGACATTCAGCACATGCTGCATCAGGGCATGACGTACTATGATGCCACGTTCTGGGTGGGTGCGAACGCGGTGATTCGCAAGGCCGCGCTTGACGACATTTGCGTGGTCTCAACTGAGGGCACGCGCACGGTGAAAACGTATATTCAGGATCGCACGGTGATTGAAGACACCGAATCCAGCATTGATTTGGGCTATTTCGGCTGGCATTTGGTTAATTATCCGGAGCGGTTGAGTTATAGTGCCACGCCTCCGGATTTCGGCTCGCTGGTGGTGCAGCGGCGACGTTGGGCGAACGGTGGTCTGCTAATCATCGGCAAATTCTTCCGCATTGTGCATGCCCGGCATCAGCAGGGCAATGATGTGAAGCTGGGCGAGTGGGCGTTGCGCGTGAACTACATGGCGTCCATCGCATGGTCGAGTTTCGGCTTGATGTTCCTGTTGGCGTATCCGTTCGATCAGCGGTTGCTGAGCCCGTGGGTGGTGCTCGCTTCGTTGCCGTATTTTGCCACCATGTCGAGTGATTTGAAACGTAACGGGTATAAGCGTTCTGATATTTTCCGTATTTACGGTTTCAATATCGTGCTGTTGACGGTGAATCTTTCCGGTACGCTCAAGTCGATTCAGCAGGGCATGACGAACACGAAGATTCCGTTCGCGCGTACGCCGAAGGTCAATAATCGTACTGCGTCTCCGGCATTGTATGTGACGATGCCGTGGGTGATCATTATTTATTCGTGCATGGTGTTCTATGCCGATACGTTTTCGCATAATTGGGGTAGCGCGGTGTTCGCCGGATTCAATGCGATCGTGACATTCTGGGCGCTGACCGCATATATCGGCATCTGGCATTCCGTGCAAGACATGGTGCTCGGTCTGATTCGCTGGTTTTTCGTGCCGATCAAGGAGCCGCAGCAGGAGGCGGTCCGCAAGAAGTCCTCTTGGCGTGACACCCTCTACTTTGGCGAC
The window above is part of the Bifidobacterium longum subsp. infantis ATCC 15697 = JCM 1222 = DSM 20088 genome. Proteins encoded here:
- a CDS encoding IS256-like element ISBlo5 family transposase, producing MGSQETEPRPSNIIQIDQNLLETRLDRLVAEKVAELLNAMLDAEADEIAKAAKYERTGERKAYRAGHYDRSLTAKAGRLALKVPKLKGAVFESAVIERYRRREESVEEALIDMYLAGVSTRQVDDISQLLWGDRMPSQTLSDKLKKVYGEIEAWRTRPLEDEYPYVFMDGVWHKRSWGGHVENVSVPVAIGVNAEGHREVIGVAEGMKEDRDSWEQFVRSMIERGLKGVRLVVGDRCAGLVATVGSMLPKARYQRCMVHFMRNVLSKTPPTHREWASAALKAIFAMESRESALAKAEQVATEMESRRLKAAASCLREGVGETTTYLLDEFPDGHRRRIRTNNMIERPDREIRRRTRVVGGFPDGNSALMLICARIRHVTANEWSTRRYLDMSRLGDNLVEAN